In one Rhodococcus sp. B50 genomic region, the following are encoded:
- a CDS encoding phosphoenolpyruvate synthase, whose protein sequence is MGYVQNFREIDRTAVPVVGGKGASLGELWRIDDVDVPDGFCVTTDAYRTVLSELPRVEDLLERLSKAEPDDIAALSAQIRTEIEECTISGDIAEEVAVRVRELGEDVPVAVRSSATAEDLPAASFAGQQDSYLNVVGTAEVLRHIRTCWASLFTERAVAYRISNGFDHRKVHMAVVVQRMVSAQASGVLFTADPVTSDRTVSRVDAVAGLGDDLVSGRVNADAYAVRAGEVVDRTQRQKTPVLTDAQLAELVQLGRRIEAHFGRPQDIEWCLADRVFHIVQSRPITTLFPVPESGDDENRVYVSVGHQQMMTDPMKPLGISMWQLTSRAPMRHAGGRLFVDITAMLASPTQGPGIVGMIGRSDPLFGDALQTVLDRGFVPTRPDDPAAARVGLPPAPDEIDPAVVPELVAQSEAAIAESARLIENETGSALLDFIRADIRNLQHSLFGKEVGEVLATGMQAAERLNELGQEWLGEKNLADVVSRSVPYNVTSEMGLALLDVADAVRRHPDVVTFLRQVDEEGFDDARFLDELGAHEGGSEVRAALEDFLGKYGRRCVAEIDITRPRWAERPTVLVPTIVSNLDNFGPGAAKQRFDDGRRQAEEKKRELLERVRALPDGKRKAREIERLVHRIRAFAGYREYPKYGMVGRYLLYKQALLRVAEHLVHAGVIDEKEDIFFLRFEELEDVVREPRPVGDLVTERKGEFASFGSLTPPRVLLSTGETITGAYSREGLPDGALPGIAVSTGVVEGRARVVADMDRADFEPGDILVTAFTDPSWTPAFVTVSALVTEVGGVMTHGAVIAREYGLPAVVGVEDATRIIRDGQRIRVHGTEGYVEILS, encoded by the coding sequence ATGGGCTACGTACAGAATTTTCGGGAGATCGACCGCACGGCGGTGCCGGTCGTGGGTGGCAAGGGAGCGAGTCTGGGGGAGTTGTGGCGCATCGACGACGTCGACGTGCCGGACGGGTTCTGCGTGACGACGGACGCCTACCGAACGGTGCTCTCCGAGTTACCGCGCGTCGAGGACCTGCTCGAGCGACTCTCGAAGGCCGAACCCGACGACATCGCAGCGCTGAGCGCGCAGATCCGTACGGAGATCGAGGAGTGCACGATCTCCGGCGACATCGCGGAGGAGGTCGCCGTGCGGGTCCGCGAACTCGGGGAGGACGTGCCCGTCGCGGTGCGCTCGAGCGCGACCGCCGAGGATCTACCGGCGGCTTCCTTTGCAGGGCAACAGGACAGCTACTTGAACGTCGTCGGTACCGCAGAGGTGCTCCGGCACATCCGCACGTGCTGGGCCTCGCTGTTCACCGAGCGCGCCGTCGCCTACCGGATCAGCAACGGCTTCGACCACCGGAAGGTGCACATGGCGGTGGTCGTGCAGCGGATGGTGTCCGCGCAGGCCTCGGGTGTGCTGTTCACCGCCGATCCCGTCACTTCGGACCGCACGGTGTCCCGGGTGGATGCGGTCGCCGGGCTCGGTGACGACCTGGTGTCGGGCCGGGTGAACGCCGACGCGTATGCGGTGCGTGCCGGCGAGGTCGTGGACCGGACGCAACGGCAGAAGACACCGGTGCTGACCGACGCGCAACTCGCCGAACTCGTACAGCTGGGCAGACGTATCGAAGCGCACTTCGGGCGTCCCCAGGACATCGAATGGTGCCTCGCCGACAGGGTTTTCCACATCGTGCAGAGCCGACCGATCACCACACTGTTCCCCGTCCCGGAGTCCGGCGACGACGAGAACCGCGTGTACGTCTCCGTCGGTCACCAGCAGATGATGACCGATCCGATGAAACCGCTGGGAATCTCGATGTGGCAGTTGACCAGCCGCGCGCCCATGCGCCACGCGGGCGGACGGTTGTTCGTCGACATCACGGCCATGTTGGCCTCACCCACCCAAGGGCCGGGCATCGTCGGGATGATCGGTAGGTCCGACCCACTCTTCGGTGACGCGCTGCAGACGGTGCTCGATCGGGGATTCGTTCCGACAAGACCGGATGACCCTGCCGCTGCGCGGGTCGGTCTGCCGCCTGCCCCGGACGAGATCGACCCGGCCGTCGTCCCCGAACTCGTGGCGCAGAGCGAGGCCGCAATCGCCGAGTCCGCGCGTCTCATCGAGAACGAAACCGGTTCGGCACTGCTGGATTTCATCCGCGCCGACATCCGCAACCTGCAGCATTCGTTGTTCGGTAAGGAGGTCGGAGAGGTGCTCGCCACCGGTATGCAGGCCGCCGAACGGCTCAACGAGCTGGGGCAGGAATGGCTGGGGGAGAAGAACCTTGCGGACGTCGTCTCCCGATCCGTTCCCTACAATGTGACCTCGGAGATGGGGCTGGCGCTGCTGGACGTCGCCGATGCGGTTCGTCGTCATCCCGATGTCGTGACGTTCCTGCGGCAGGTCGACGAGGAGGGCTTCGACGACGCACGTTTCCTCGACGAACTCGGCGCACATGAGGGCGGGTCGGAGGTGCGAGCAGCGCTCGAGGACTTCCTCGGCAAGTACGGCAGGCGATGCGTCGCCGAAATCGACATCACCCGGCCGCGGTGGGCCGAACGCCCCACCGTGCTGGTGCCGACGATCGTGAGCAATCTGGACAACTTCGGGCCCGGCGCGGCGAAACAGCGGTTCGACGACGGTCGGCGGCAGGCCGAGGAGAAGAAGCGCGAACTCCTCGAACGCGTGCGGGCTTTGCCCGACGGGAAGCGGAAGGCCCGCGAGATCGAGAGACTCGTCCACCGCATCCGGGCCTTCGCGGGCTATCGGGAGTACCCGAAATACGGCATGGTCGGCCGTTACCTCCTCTACAAGCAGGCCCTCCTGCGGGTGGCCGAACATCTCGTGCACGCGGGAGTGATCGACGAGAAGGAGGACATTTTCTTCCTGCGGTTCGAGGAACTCGAGGACGTGGTCCGCGAGCCACGACCGGTCGGCGACCTCGTCACCGAGCGGAAGGGGGAGTTCGCATCGTTCGGCAGTCTCACTCCGCCGCGGGTGCTGCTGTCGACAGGGGAGACGATCACCGGCGCGTACAGCCGCGAGGGTCTCCCCGACGGGGCGCTGCCCGGCATCGCGGTGTCCACCGGTGTCGTGGAAGGACGCGCCCGCGTGGTCGCCGACATGGACCGAGCGGACTTCGAACCGGGTGACATCCTGGTCACCGCGTTCACCGACCCGAGTTGGACCCCGGCGTTCGTCACCGTCAGCGCACTGGTGACCGAAGTCGGCGGCGTGATGACCCATGGCGCGGTGATCGCGCGCGAGTACGGGCTGCCGGCCGTAGTGGGCGTCGAGGACGCCACCCGCATCATCCGCGACGGGCAACGCATCCGCGTGCACGGCACCGAAGGGTACGTCGAGATCCTGTCCTGA
- a CDS encoding AAA family ATPase translates to MYRHALVIGKFYPPHVGHHHLVRQAATIAERVTVVVMASAAETIPLGDRVSWMRESHAADAAVTVTGIPCDAPMDLESDTVWTAQVACMKAAARTVTEIPVDAVVSSEKYGDELARRFSATHVCVDPLRVAYPASGTACRNDLAGRWDDLDAPARAGLATRIVVLGSESTGTTTVSRELVRRYRKRGGVWERTRWVPEYGRQVTYDKLGAGSMDDIVWTGDDFENIAVEQTRREERAAREGAPLLVCDTDAFATTVWERRYLGSSERAWRGVRDRRALYLLTDHNGVPFVQDGIRDGEHIRAQMTEWFVDALTATGRSWVLLTGSLDQRVNLAERVADQALRLGSQFGAPL, encoded by the coding sequence ATGTACCGGCACGCACTCGTCATCGGAAAGTTCTACCCACCCCATGTCGGTCATCATCACCTCGTCCGACAGGCCGCGACGATCGCCGAACGCGTGACGGTCGTCGTCATGGCATCGGCGGCGGAGACGATTCCGCTGGGTGACCGCGTGTCGTGGATGCGAGAATCGCACGCCGCCGACGCGGCGGTCACCGTGACGGGAATACCGTGCGACGCGCCGATGGACCTCGAATCGGACACCGTATGGACCGCGCAGGTCGCCTGCATGAAAGCGGCCGCGCGTACCGTCACCGAAATTCCGGTCGACGCGGTGGTCTCGAGCGAGAAGTACGGCGACGAACTCGCTCGACGCTTCTCGGCCACGCACGTGTGCGTCGACCCGCTGCGTGTCGCGTATCCCGCCTCCGGCACGGCCTGCCGCAATGATCTCGCGGGACGCTGGGATGATCTCGACGCACCCGCCCGGGCCGGCCTCGCGACCCGCATCGTCGTCCTCGGTTCCGAATCCACGGGTACCACCACCGTCAGCCGTGAACTGGTACGCCGGTACCGGAAGCGGGGAGGAGTCTGGGAACGAACCCGCTGGGTGCCGGAATACGGACGACAGGTCACCTACGACAAGCTCGGCGCGGGATCGATGGACGACATCGTCTGGACCGGAGACGATTTCGAGAATATCGCCGTCGAACAGACACGACGCGAGGAACGTGCAGCACGGGAGGGGGCACCTCTGCTCGTCTGCGACACCGACGCGTTCGCAACCACCGTCTGGGAGCGCCGCTACCTCGGCAGCAGCGAACGGGCGTGGCGCGGCGTCCGCGACCGGCGAGCGCTGTACCTGCTCACCGACCACAACGGTGTTCCGTTCGTGCAGGACGGCATCCGGGACGGCGAGCACATTCGAGCGCAGATGACGGAGTGGTTCGTCGACGCTCTCACCGCCACGGGACGCTCCTGGGTTCTGCTCACCGGCAGTCTCGACCAGCGGGTGAACCTGGCGGAACGGGTGGCGGACCAGGCATTGCGACTGGGCTCGCAGTTCGGCGCGCCGCTGTAG
- a CDS encoding FecCD family ABC transporter permease: MTALHPQSTPSVPEQGRSAIGNSVWLLVLLGVLVLLVIASVTIGSRNVDWADIVAALGGATDNIGQGAIAKRIPRTVLALLVGAALGLAGAVMQGVTRNPLADPGILGVNMGASLAVVIGMAWFGLWTQTSMIWVAIVGAAAAAVFVYVIGSLGRGGATPLKLALAGAATSAALASFVTAVILPRGDIAGSVRSWQIGGVGGANFDAISQALPFFVVGFVICLLSARSLNSLALGDDMAAGLGERVALARGIAALGAVLLCGAATAIAGPIAFVGLVVPHLCRLLIGIDNRWLLPFSALVGAGLLTAADVVGRIVARPAEIDVGIITALIGAPFFVYIVRRQKLREL, from the coding sequence GTGACCGCACTACACCCGCAGTCGACGCCGAGTGTCCCCGAACAGGGACGCTCGGCGATCGGCAATTCCGTCTGGCTTCTGGTTCTGCTCGGTGTTCTCGTTCTGCTCGTGATCGCATCCGTGACGATCGGTTCGCGCAACGTCGACTGGGCCGACATCGTCGCGGCCCTCGGGGGAGCGACCGACAACATCGGTCAGGGCGCGATCGCCAAACGCATCCCGCGCACGGTGCTCGCGCTGCTGGTCGGAGCCGCGCTCGGTCTCGCGGGTGCCGTGATGCAGGGGGTGACGCGTAATCCCTTGGCGGACCCGGGCATTCTCGGCGTAAACATGGGTGCCTCGCTCGCCGTGGTGATCGGCATGGCCTGGTTCGGATTATGGACGCAGACCTCGATGATCTGGGTCGCGATCGTCGGTGCCGCGGCGGCCGCGGTGTTCGTCTACGTGATCGGATCGCTCGGGCGCGGGGGAGCGACACCCCTCAAACTCGCCCTCGCCGGTGCCGCCACGTCAGCAGCGCTCGCGTCGTTCGTCACTGCCGTCATCCTGCCGCGCGGTGACATCGCCGGCAGCGTGCGGTCGTGGCAGATCGGTGGTGTGGGTGGAGCGAACTTCGATGCCATCTCGCAGGCCTTGCCGTTCTTCGTCGTCGGCTTCGTCATCTGCCTGCTGTCGGCGCGCAGCCTCAACTCCCTCGCGCTCGGCGACGACATGGCCGCCGGACTCGGGGAACGCGTCGCTCTCGCCCGCGGCATTGCCGCGCTCGGCGCTGTGCTCCTGTGCGGGGCGGCGACCGCCATCGCCGGTCCCATCGCGTTCGTCGGCCTCGTCGTGCCGCACCTGTGCCGGTTGCTCATCGGTATCGACAACCGGTGGCTGCTGCCCTTCTCCGCACTCGTCGGGGCGGGACTGCTGACCGCCGCCGACGTCGTGGGCCGCATCGTGGCGCGACCCGCCGAAATCGACGTCGGCATCATCACCGCGCTCATCGGGGCGCCCTTCTTCGTGTACATCGTCCGACGGCAGAAACTGCGCGAACTGTGA
- a CDS encoding ABC transporter ATP-binding protein has product MTATHTLIAENLELGYGNRTVVENLDLTVPPGRITCIVGANACGKSTLLRSMSRLLSPRGGHVLLDGKDVHRLPAKKLARTLGLLPQSPIAPEGIVVADLVGRGRHPHQRVLSRWSREDDAAVADALAATHTTELAERSVDELSGGQRQRVWIAMVLAQQTDLLLLDEPTTFLDVSHQVEVLDLLTDLNRDRGTTIVMVLHDLNLAARYADHLVAMAGGSIYASGDPSEVLTGETVRAVFGLDSRVISDPVSGKPLVLPVGRHHVM; this is encoded by the coding sequence GTGACCGCAACGCACACCCTGATCGCCGAGAACCTCGAACTCGGTTACGGCAACCGCACCGTCGTCGAGAATCTCGACCTGACGGTGCCGCCGGGCCGGATCACGTGCATCGTGGGCGCCAACGCGTGCGGGAAATCGACGCTGCTGCGGTCGATGTCGCGTTTGCTGTCGCCGCGGGGCGGACACGTGTTGCTCGACGGCAAGGACGTCCACCGGTTGCCCGCCAAGAAACTCGCCCGCACCCTGGGTTTGCTGCCGCAGTCTCCGATCGCGCCGGAGGGCATCGTCGTCGCCGACCTCGTGGGCCGCGGCCGGCATCCGCACCAGCGGGTGCTTTCGCGCTGGAGTCGGGAGGACGACGCGGCGGTCGCCGACGCGCTCGCCGCCACCCACACCACCGAACTCGCCGAGCGTTCCGTGGACGAGTTGTCGGGCGGGCAGCGACAACGCGTGTGGATCGCGATGGTGCTCGCGCAGCAGACCGACCTGCTGCTGCTCGACGAACCCACCACCTTCCTCGACGTCAGCCACCAGGTGGAGGTCCTCGATCTGCTCACCGATCTCAACCGCGATCGCGGCACGACGATCGTGATGGTCCTGCACGACCTCAACCTCGCCGCGCGGTACGCCGACCATCTCGTCGCGATGGCCGGCGGCAGCATCTACGCGTCGGGGGATCCCTCGGAGGTGCTCACCGGTGAGACGGTGAGGGCGGTCTTCGGTCTGGACAGTCGCGTGATCTCCGACCCGGTCTCCGGCAAACCGCTCGTGCTGCCCGTGGGCCGGCACCACGTCATGTGA
- a CDS encoding FecCD family ABC transporter permease yields MTATLETTDTGIDELAANRVRRGRRRRLVIAALATLVAAAFVASLMFGRTFYPPADVLRVVLGQDVVGATFTVGRLRLPRAVLAVVAGICFGLGGITFQTMLRNPLASPDIIGISSGASAAAAFAIIVLGLGGTGVSVFAIVAGLAVALLIYGLSYRGGVAGTRLILIGIGIAAMLDSVTSYLLSTAATWDLQETMRWLTGSLNGATWGATVPVVVALVVLGPVLLVQTRNLSMVQLGDDAAQALGVRVERTRLFAIVSAVGLIAFATAAAGPIAFVAFLSGPIAARIVGRGTSLFVPAALVGALLVLVADFVGQYAFGTRYPVGVVTGALGAPYLVYLIIRSNRAGGSL; encoded by the coding sequence GTGACCGCCACACTCGAGACCACCGACACCGGCATCGACGAACTCGCCGCGAACCGGGTACGACGCGGGCGACGTCGTCGTCTCGTCATCGCCGCGCTCGCGACCCTCGTGGCCGCAGCCTTCGTGGCGAGCCTGATGTTCGGCCGGACCTTCTATCCGCCCGCGGATGTGCTGCGCGTCGTCCTCGGACAGGACGTGGTCGGGGCGACCTTCACCGTCGGCCGCCTGAGACTTCCCCGCGCGGTCCTCGCGGTGGTCGCCGGCATCTGCTTCGGCCTCGGCGGCATCACCTTCCAGACGATGCTCCGCAACCCCCTCGCGAGCCCCGACATCATCGGCATCAGCTCCGGGGCGAGCGCCGCGGCGGCCTTCGCGATCATCGTGCTCGGCCTCGGTGGTACCGGAGTGTCGGTCTTCGCGATCGTCGCCGGTCTGGCCGTCGCCCTCCTGATCTACGGGCTGTCCTATCGCGGTGGGGTGGCGGGCACGCGCCTGATCCTCATCGGAATCGGCATCGCCGCGATGCTCGACAGCGTCACCTCCTATCTGCTGAGCACCGCGGCGACGTGGGACCTGCAGGAGACGATGCGCTGGCTCACCGGCAGTCTCAACGGTGCAACGTGGGGTGCGACGGTGCCCGTCGTCGTCGCGCTGGTGGTGCTCGGACCGGTTCTGCTCGTGCAGACACGCAATCTGTCGATGGTCCAGCTCGGTGACGACGCCGCCCAGGCACTGGGTGTGCGGGTCGAACGCACCCGTCTGTTCGCGATCGTCTCCGCGGTCGGACTCATCGCGTTCGCGACCGCCGCGGCCGGACCCATCGCGTTCGTCGCTTTCCTGTCCGGGCCGATCGCCGCCCGCATCGTGGGGCGGGGGACCTCGCTGTTCGTCCCGGCGGCGCTCGTCGGCGCACTGCTCGTGCTGGTCGCGGATTTCGTCGGCCAGTACGCCTTCGGCACGCGCTATCCGGTGGGCGTGGTGACGGGTGCGCTCGGCGCGCCCTATCTCGTCTACCTCATCATTCGTTCCAACCGCGCGGGAGGCTCGCTGTGA
- a CDS encoding iron-siderophore ABC transporter substrate-binding protein: MRSKRFLTIAAASVAVALGLTACGSDSSETTDSGTAGSGEYPITIEHALGTVTLDAKPERVATVNWANHEVPLALGVVPVGMAAANFGDDDGNGMLPWVEERLEELGAETPVLFDETDGIDFEAVSDTNPDVILAAYSGLTQEDYDTLSEIAPVVAYPEAPWATSWRDMIELNSAGLGMAEEGTELVASLEQEIADAAAAHPELEGKATMFLTHVDTADLSQVSFYTANDTRAAFFEDLGLSTPKSVADASTDDAFSKKVSAEQVDVFDDVQIIVTYGDQELVDALEADPLLSQMPAVRNGSIVFLDGSGPLGTAANPTPLAISWVLSDYVELLADAAGKTGAE; encoded by the coding sequence ATGCGTTCGAAGCGCTTTCTGACGATCGCCGCCGCATCCGTCGCGGTCGCCCTCGGTCTCACCGCCTGTGGATCCGACTCCTCGGAGACCACCGACTCCGGCACCGCCGGTTCGGGTGAGTACCCCATCACCATCGAGCACGCGCTCGGCACCGTCACCCTCGACGCGAAGCCCGAGCGCGTCGCCACGGTCAACTGGGCCAACCACGAGGTGCCGCTGGCCCTCGGGGTGGTGCCGGTAGGTATGGCAGCCGCCAACTTCGGCGACGACGACGGCAACGGCATGCTGCCGTGGGTCGAGGAGCGTCTCGAGGAACTCGGCGCCGAGACCCCCGTGCTGTTCGACGAGACCGACGGCATCGACTTCGAGGCCGTGTCCGACACGAACCCCGACGTCATCCTCGCCGCCTACTCCGGTCTGACGCAGGAGGACTACGACACCCTCAGCGAGATCGCTCCGGTCGTCGCCTACCCCGAAGCGCCCTGGGCCACCTCGTGGCGCGACATGATCGAGCTCAACAGCGCCGGCCTGGGCATGGCCGAGGAGGGCACGGAACTCGTCGCGAGCCTCGAGCAGGAGATCGCCGACGCGGCCGCCGCCCATCCCGAACTCGAGGGCAAGGCGACGATGTTCCTCACTCACGTCGACACCGCCGACCTGAGCCAGGTCAGCTTCTACACCGCCAACGACACCCGCGCTGCATTCTTCGAGGATCTCGGACTGTCCACCCCGAAGAGCGTTGCGGACGCCTCCACCGACGACGCGTTCTCGAAGAAGGTCAGCGCCGAGCAGGTGGACGTCTTCGACGACGTGCAGATCATCGTCACCTACGGTGACCAGGAACTCGTCGACGCGCTCGAGGCCGACCCGTTGCTGTCGCAGATGCCCGCAGTCCGCAACGGCTCCATCGTCTTCCTCGACGGCTCCGGCCCGCTCGGCACCGCAGCGAATCCGACGCCGCTGGCCATCTCCTGGGTCCTCTCCGACTACGTCGAGCTGCTCGCCGACGCAGCCGGCAAGACCGGCGCGGAGTGA
- the pnuC gene encoding nicotinamide riboside transporter PnuC, whose product MIAFLNSTAFTALGTPTTWAEVFGFVSGAWCVYLVGRQSILNWPIGIVNNLVWILLFATAGLYADSGLQVVYIALAVWGWSNWVRGRGGGVLPVTGTSATEWSVLAVVGVAAVIGLTALLEVATNSTVAFWDATTTVLSLLATWGQAKKRWESWLLWIAADLIYIPLYLHKGLTLTALLYAGFLLLCIRGLLAWRRSMAAERELLEVR is encoded by the coding sequence ATGATCGCATTTCTGAACTCGACGGCGTTCACCGCCCTCGGTACGCCCACCACCTGGGCCGAGGTGTTCGGCTTCGTCAGCGGTGCATGGTGCGTGTATTTGGTGGGGCGGCAGTCGATCCTCAACTGGCCGATCGGGATCGTCAACAACCTCGTGTGGATCCTGCTCTTCGCGACCGCCGGACTCTACGCCGACTCCGGACTGCAGGTCGTGTACATCGCCCTCGCCGTGTGGGGGTGGAGCAACTGGGTGCGGGGCAGGGGAGGAGGCGTCCTGCCGGTGACGGGCACGAGCGCGACCGAATGGAGTGTGCTTGCGGTCGTCGGTGTCGCTGCGGTGATCGGGTTGACGGCGCTGCTCGAGGTGGCGACGAACTCGACCGTCGCGTTCTGGGACGCGACCACCACCGTGCTTTCGTTGCTTGCGACCTGGGGGCAGGCGAAGAAGCGGTGGGAGTCGTGGCTTCTGTGGATCGCGGCCGACCTGATCTACATCCCGCTCTACCTGCACAAGGGTCTGACGCTGACCGCGCTGCTGTACGCAGGTTTCCTGCTCCTGTGCATCCGGGGTCTGCTCGCATGGCGACGTTCGATGGCGGCGGAGCGGGAACTGCTGGAGGTGCGCTGA
- a CDS encoding sulfurtransferase: MSDTKPSTVSPEWLYEQLGDEDLVIVDATVHLSMPPDGSVHVEPGLATYLEEHIPGAVYADLFTDFSDHQAPQPFTAATSERFATAAGAVGIGEGRRVVLYDQKNGIWAARLWWQLRLEGFDDAAVLDGGLPAWKAAGYPVSDEQVVPHGATFTSRHRPELVRSTEEIAASLDDPTTLIINALDPATYRGESPSYPRRGHIPGSINIPFDDLVDPSTGRLKPATELREIFDQAGALNPDVTPVTYCGGGIAASGLAHALAAAGRSDVAVYDGSLNAWTADESLPLVEGPDPR, translated from the coding sequence ATGAGCGACACGAAGCCGAGCACCGTCTCCCCGGAGTGGTTGTACGAGCAGTTGGGCGACGAAGACCTCGTCATCGTCGACGCCACCGTGCACCTGAGCATGCCGCCGGACGGGTCCGTGCACGTCGAACCCGGGTTGGCGACCTATCTGGAGGAACACATCCCCGGTGCGGTCTACGCCGACCTGTTCACGGACTTCTCCGATCATCAAGCGCCGCAACCGTTCACCGCGGCGACGTCGGAGCGCTTCGCGACAGCCGCGGGCGCGGTCGGTATCGGCGAAGGTCGCCGGGTCGTGCTGTACGACCAGAAGAACGGCATCTGGGCCGCGCGACTGTGGTGGCAGCTGCGGCTCGAAGGTTTCGACGACGCCGCCGTGCTCGACGGCGGGCTGCCTGCCTGGAAGGCCGCCGGCTATCCGGTCTCGGACGAGCAGGTGGTGCCGCACGGCGCGACCTTCACCTCGCGGCATCGCCCGGAGTTGGTGCGGTCGACGGAGGAGATCGCGGCGTCGCTCGACGACCCGACCACGCTGATCATCAACGCCCTGGATCCCGCGACCTACCGCGGTGAGAGCCCGTCCTATCCCCGTCGCGGGCACATCCCGGGCAGCATCAATATTCCCTTCGACGACCTCGTCGACCCGTCGACCGGGCGCTTGAAGCCGGCGACGGAACTGCGGGAGATCTTCGACCAAGCGGGTGCCCTGAACCCGGACGTCACGCCCGTGACCTACTGCGGCGGCGGTATCGCTGCCTCCGGCCTCGCGCACGCGCTTGCAGCGGCAGGCAGGTCGGACGTTGCGGTGTACGACGGTTCGCTCAATGCGTGGACCGCCGACGAGTCGCTGCCGCTCGTGGAGGGCCCCGACCCCCGCTGA
- a CDS encoding Lrp/AsnC family transcriptional regulator: protein MTTPVTFAVSDLDARIVEELRLDGRIGRNELAEKLGVSRPTVSKRLNALLESGRVNVVGIVHPSTIGLDALGHVAVAVDKPVRQVAARIAELHDVPYVSLTSGRYPLIVEIRTSGAARLASSLERIRSIDGVQETNTLVYTDLIVDIGRPDKVPVTRLDPLDVRLLGVLQDDGRASYTELAEAAGTSPGTARIRVKRLIDDGVLRIGALTGGQHETEVAVGFGVRASGRISDLATVIKGFPGVNFLASTIGRFDLLGTVHATRLEDVVSSLDTIRALRSVLELESWVHFRTVKERYNNVPVLSTIQEETP from the coding sequence ATGACCACGCCCGTAACATTTGCCGTTTCCGACCTGGATGCCCGAATCGTCGAGGAACTCCGCCTCGACGGACGCATCGGCCGGAACGAACTCGCAGAGAAACTCGGGGTGTCCCGGCCCACCGTCTCCAAGAGGCTCAACGCCCTGCTCGAGAGCGGCCGCGTCAACGTCGTGGGCATCGTCCACCCCTCGACCATCGGACTCGACGCCCTCGGGCACGTCGCCGTCGCGGTCGACAAACCGGTGCGGCAGGTCGCGGCGCGGATCGCCGAACTGCACGACGTTCCCTACGTCTCGCTCACCAGCGGCCGGTATCCGCTCATCGTCGAGATCCGCACGTCGGGCGCAGCGCGACTCGCGTCGTCCCTCGAACGCATCCGCAGCATCGACGGTGTGCAGGAGACGAACACGCTCGTCTATACGGATCTGATCGTCGACATCGGCCGTCCCGACAAGGTGCCCGTCACGCGTCTCGACCCCCTCGACGTCCGCCTGCTCGGTGTGCTGCAGGACGACGGGCGCGCGTCGTACACCGAACTGGCCGAGGCGGCCGGAACGTCGCCGGGCACCGCGCGTATCCGCGTGAAACGCCTGATCGACGACGGTGTGCTCCGCATCGGCGCTCTGACCGGAGGGCAGCACGAGACGGAGGTCGCGGTGGGTTTCGGTGTCCGTGCGAGCGGCCGCATCTCGGATCTGGCGACGGTGATCAAGGGCTTCCCGGGTGTGAACTTCCTCGCGAGCACCATCGGTCGGTTCGATCTGTTGGGTACCGTTCATGCCACGCGACTGGAGGACGTCGTGTCGTCGCTCGACACCATCCGCGCCCTGCGCTCCGTTCTCGAACTCGAGAGCTGGGTCCACTTCCGCACCGTCAAGGAGCGGTACAACAACGTCCCGGTGCTCTCGACCATCCAGGAGGAAACCCCGTGA
- a CDS encoding AraC family transcriptional regulator — translation MKSVEAAESRTLPVYEAGEIDVPFVIAGMDELVSRETRFEAHSHPTHELLWNDRGASSATIGSRTWTITPTMGLWIPAGLLHWGVMPAGTWYRTAHFEIDSAPSLSDGPVAVEMTPLLRLLLDRLADEHLGDESRSLTERMVIDVLAPAENELMVQVPSSPVVRAIVEAIAEDPSDPRTLSDWAAELGVSTRTITRTFRSETGLSLGRWVAAVRAQRAVMLLGHGTDVDEVAEQVGYRSASAFGAAFRRVTGTTPGMFRVG, via the coding sequence GTGAAGAGCGTCGAGGCGGCGGAGAGCAGGACGTTGCCGGTCTACGAGGCCGGTGAGATCGACGTGCCCTTCGTCATCGCGGGCATGGACGAACTCGTTTCCCGCGAGACCCGCTTCGAGGCGCATTCGCATCCGACGCACGAGTTGCTGTGGAACGACCGGGGCGCGTCCAGCGCGACCATCGGCTCGCGCACATGGACCATCACCCCGACCATGGGACTGTGGATTCCGGCGGGCCTGCTGCACTGGGGTGTCATGCCCGCCGGAACTTGGTACCGCACAGCGCACTTCGAGATCGACTCGGCTCCGTCGTTGTCCGACGGCCCGGTCGCGGTGGAGATGACGCCCCTGCTGCGACTGCTGCTCGACCGGCTGGCGGACGAACATCTCGGCGACGAGTCGCGGTCGTTGACCGAGCGCATGGTGATCGACGTGCTCGCACCCGCCGAGAACGAACTGATGGTGCAGGTGCCGTCTTCGCCGGTCGTGCGGGCCATCGTCGAGGCGATCGCCGAGGATCCCAGCGATCCGCGGACGCTCTCGGACTGGGCGGCCGAGTTGGGGGTGAGTACCCGCACCATCACCCGCACGTTCCGGTCGGAGACCGGCCTGAGTCTCGGGCGGTGGGTCGCGGCGGTGCGCGCTCAGCGAGCGGTGATGCTGCTCGGTCACGGCACGGATGTCGACGAGGTCGCCGAACAGGTGGGCTACAGGTCGGCCAGCGCGTTCGGAGCGGCCTTCCGCAGGGTCACCGGCACGACACCGGGAATGTTCCGCGTGGGCTGA